One segment of Channa argus isolate prfri chromosome 17, Channa argus male v1.0, whole genome shotgun sequence DNA contains the following:
- the nhsl1b gene encoding NHS-like protein 1 isoform X9: protein MVFIGTSLKSVIKYFKRKAVSNLDEESKWTVHYTAPWHQQENVFLPGSRPPCVEDLHRQAKVNLKTALRECDKLRKDGFRSSQYYSQGPTFSDPIQSTSSLQDDEDYENDKKSTASSVEDDKSELSMRPQTPQGGGEEGEESEVDGKVVWNKTMSLPTPEEKMRRAAKAVPTDIVAINVTGAVFDRQASIRRSLINTDTVSRRPKKVKRRKTISGLPDNINQELAKGRGGELRPHSMFIPGQYSTLGRVGSVNSTLRRSVTRDSSCQTEEVKIVPPSMRRIRAQRGQGIAAQMAGISASSSTGSISISSSDSSGILMLQYQFNGDPSRFHSLPRQGARVSLSADPIYSSTPVKSEEQTTPSRQIGKLQVDDTVVHMRNAPRTGTLPRPKSQELRATQSSEWGGGPACVVSPHAAYSTSLIPNATMSKSTEVIALNKSSHIPHSPASAYPTAQPLSLASSTNTDPLMSNPAAFAHSSTCPAIATSTPTHTAQDGGLVIAAPASESGHSDSSVHSHSTLAPTPPTCLPEEHWIYDTPENVVVPHRTLTSSCSTPINQLYSSLELSSRTTTDSSSLYSQDNDGYYTSMHLDSGLRSRSHTSGHGASAARATRHSMYESREMANQEDSGSLYSDRSLSRSISLRKSKKPPLPPARTDSLRRKPAAKKPLGGVGAISCANISNGTMLNESLIASLQQSLQMGLRGGKGKGASPSSPSHSPSSDYDDPWLLRPRSQSSISAGSSAASLAANANGGVVSNVYSLCQVTPAHSDTSSLRSDYADSWGYYIDYPRSHGEQRAQTPPANATHRMSAGPHAEDLQSGGEIQNSQDPGAPGQEGGLAVKPKTSSPDRVHRLTSPSSGYSSQSNTPTAGTPVPSFVRSMSPSGSRPKPKVPERKSSLLSSVSMSSSSTSLSSNTSDSLKNSGPPPPPPPPLPLSSSSAPNTPLSPPPPFPPPLPQGFNGGTPPPAPPLPTTPQVTSLKQLHVSSTSPEFPPPPSPEMLIDPSSSFNGSFNPPPPPPPPLPSLAPYPPPPLPYFGPPSSSPSFVKAVKDAPKAAISNNPTDSLKPLITPFALQSVQLRSIKRSKKEINSKSDDIKAQETETPTLEKSLFQEHPTVLPVFDSSPDDDSRNSSPVSKPLEELSLHCSIKDETPDGTVLNEKAEDHSYIYLNGKETDGGWESLQSPQQSFQSSPVKQKPPVVSKKPKLPFRLPFTSQPINEQLLSQQEHTSSLSQTEEQVETLQRQTDNEEIATESEQQEEEEGGILWNPEPLAESSEASTDIQDDSQISASGIQETSLDHELCINGETHEEEEEGDGTSSTTGSISSKEEDAGEVFDSSTAESSPAPSANGASEENMVTPTPTRPRTTEDLFAVIHRSKRKILGRKESEEDKTRTVSHPQSPPTTPTGTSPGMVSSLPRQSGSIQRNLRKSATSSDTFKALLLKKGSRSETSFRMSAAEMLRSTDPRSQRTRSESVLDPPAASPSSPTTPHSPFASPGRGKRAPEEWSRYEALSSPTSPSYSISGFRYGRSRTPPSAASSKYNARSRILSSPMTVICEREGELFESEYGDTAEIPSGPTSQTLQNSNGTLTEESNS from the exons ATGGTGTTTATTGGGACCTCGTTAAAATCTGTGATTAAATACTTCAAAAGAAAAG CGGTGTCCAATCTGGATGAGGAGAGCAAGTGGACAGTTCATTATACGGCTCCGTGGCACCAGCAAGAGAATGTCTTCCTACCAGGCAGCAGGCCGCCCTGTGTAGAAGACCTCCATCGTCAGGCCAAAGTCAATCTCAAGACTGCCCTGCGAG AATGTGACAAGTTGAGGAAGGATGGTTTCCGGAGCTCCCAGTACTACTCTCAAGGGCCCACCTTTTCTGACCCTATTCAGTCAACTAGCAGCCTGCAGGATGATGAAGATTATGAAAATGACAAGAAG TCTACAGCTTCATCAGTGGAGGATGACAAATCAGAGCTCTCCATGAGGCCCCAAACCCCCCAGGGAGGCGGCGAAGAAGGGGAGGAGTCAGAGGTTGATGGAAAAGTGGTATGGAACAAGACTATGTCCCTCCCCACACCAGAGGAGAAGATGAGGCGGGCTGCTAAGGCCGTGCCCACAGATATAGTTGCAATCAATGTCACAG GGGCAGTGTTTGACCGACAGGCGAGCATCCGGCGTTCCCTCATTAACACTGACACCGTGTCCCGTCGGCCCAAGAAGGTCAAACGCAGAAAGACTATATCAGGGCTGCCTGACAACATCAACCAGGAGCTAG CAAAGGGACGTGGTGGAGAGCTCCGGCCACATTCTATGTTCATCCCAGGACAGTATTCCACTTTGGGACGAGTTGGAAGTGTGAACTCAACGCTGCGACGTTCAGTGACCAGAGATTCCAGCTGCCAGACAGAAGAAGTAAAGATTGTTCCCCCGTCTATGAGAAGAATTCGAGCACAAAGAGGACAAGGAATTGCTGCTCAGATGGCCGGCATTTCTGCTTCCTCTTCAACAGGAAGTATATCCATCTCCAGTAGTGACAGTTCCGGGATCTTGATGCTCCAGTATCAGTTTAACGGAGACCCTTCCCGTTTTCACAGTCTGCCTCGACAGGGAGCCAGAGTGTCCCTCAGTGCTGATCCCATCTATAGCAGCACCCCTGTCAAGTCAGAGGAGCAAACTACACCTTCGAGACAGATTGGAAAACTTCAAGTTGATGACACAGTGGTGCACATGAGAAATGCCCCAAGAACCGGCACCCTGCCAAGGCCCAAGTCTCAGGAGTTGAGGGCAACACAGTCCAGTGAATGGGGTGGAGGGCCAGCTTGTGTTGTCTCGCCACATGCTGCTTATTCCACCTCACTCATTCCCAATGCCACCATGTCTAAGTCCACTGAAGTTATTGCCCTCAACAAGTCCAGTCATATCCCCCACTCCCCAGCATCAGCTTACCCTACAGCTCAACCACTCAGCTTGGCTTCTTCCACCAACACTGACCCCCTGATGTCTAACCCAGCAGCCTTTGCCCACAGCTCTACCTGCCCAGCCATAGCCACTTCTACCCCAACTCATACAGCACAGGATGGTGGTCTGGTCATTGCAGCACCTGCTAGCGAGTCAGGGCACTCAGACAGCAGTGTACACAGCCACAGCACCTTGGCTCCTACACCTCCAACCTGTTTGCCAGAAGAACATTGGATCTACGACACACCAGAAAATGTGGTGGTACCACATCGCACTCTGACCTCCAGTTGCTCAACTCCTATCaaccagctgtatagcagcttgGAGCTCTCTTCCAGGACAACCACTGATTCCAGCTCCCTCTATTCCCAGGACAACGATGGGTACTACACCTCCATGCATTTGGACTCAGGCCTGCGCTCTCGCAGCCATACCAGTGGGCATGGGGCATCAGCTGCTCGTGCCACAAGACACAGTATGTACGAATCCCGCGAGATGGCCAATCAGGAAGACTCTGGAAGCTTATACAGTGATCGCTCTCTATCACGCAGTATCTCTCTTCGCAAGTCCAAGAAACCTCCACTGCCTCCAGCCCGTACAGACTCTCTTAGACGCAAGCCTGCTGCGAAAAAGCCCCTTGGAGGCGTTGGCGCCATCAGTTGTGCTAACATATCAAACGGAACCATGCTTAATGAGTCTCTAATAGCTAGCTTGCAGCAGAGCCTACAGATGGGGCTGAGGGGAGGGAAAGGAAAAGGCGCTTCACCGTCTTCaccctcccacagtccaagtAGCGACTATGATGACCCTTGGTTGCTGCGGCCACGCAGTCAGAGTAGTATTAGTGCAGGTAGCTCTGCAGCATCTCTGGCAGCTAATGCAAATGGTGGTGTTGTGTCTAATGTGTACTCCCTATGCCAAGTGACACCTGCTCACAGTGACACTAGCAGCTTGCGTTCAGATTATGCTGACTCTTGGGGTTATTATATTGACTACCCCCGTAGCCATGGAGAACAGAGAGCACAAACCCCTCCAGCAAATGCCACGCACAGGATGTCAGCTGGGCCTCACGCAGAAGACCTACAGAGTGGAGGTGAAATTCAGAACAGTCAGGACCCTGGAGCTCCAGGCCAGGAGGGAGGGCTAGCAGTGAAGCCCAAAACATCCTCACCAGACAGGGTGCACAGACTGACTTCCCCATCTAGCGGTTACTCAAGCCAGTCCAACACACCCACAGCTGGAACCCCGGTGCCGTCTTTTGTTAGGTCCATGTCTCCCTCGGGCAGCAGGCCCAAGCCCAAAGTGCCTGAGAGAAagtcttctctcctctcctctgtatCCATGTCCTCCTCTTCAACCTCCCTTTCCTCCAACACTTCAGACTCACTTAAGAACTCAGGtcctcctccaccccctcctccacccctTCCCCTCTCTTCATCTTCCGCTCCAAACACCCCTCTTAGCCCACCTCCaccctttcctcctcctctaccACAAGGTTTCAATGGAGGGACTCCTCCGCCAGCTCCCCCATTGCCAACCACGCCACAGGTCACTTCTCTGAAACAACTCCATGTTTCCTCCACGTCCCCAGAAttcccacctcctccatccCCTGAAATGTTAATTGACCCGAGTTCATCTTTCAATGGGAGCTTCAATCCTCCCCCTCCGCCTCCCCCTCCTTTGCCCTCCTTAGCGCCTTATCCACCTCCTCCACTGCCTTATTTTGGTCCACCTTCATCCTCCCCATCTTTTGTGAAGGCAGTCAAAGATGCTCCCAAAGCAGCTATTTCCAACAACCCCACAGACTCCCTTAAGCCCTTGATCACCCCGTTTGCTCTGCAGAGTGTTCAACTTCGCTCTATTAAACGGTCCAAGAAGGAAATAAACAGCAAATCAGATGACATCAAAGCTCAGGAAACAGAGACACCAACCCTGGAAAAGTCCCTTTTCCAGGAGCACCCAACTGTGTTACCTGTGTTTGACAGCTCCCCAGATGACGACTCGCGTAACTCATCACCTGTGTCAAAGCCCTTAGAAGAGTTGTCATTACACTGCAGTATCAAAGATGAGACACCAGATGGCactgttttaaatgaaaaggCTGAAGATCATAGTTATATTTACttaaatggaaaagaaacagaTGGAGGTTGGGAATCATTGCAGAGTCCCCAACAGAGCTTCCAAAGCTCCCCTGTCAAACAGAAGCCCCCAGTAGTCTCCAAGAAACCCAAGCTTCCCTTTCGACTGCCATTTACCTCTCAACCCATCAATGAGCAGCTTCTATCGCAGCAGGAACATACAAGCAGCCTGTcccaaacagaagaacaagtaGAGACTCTGCAACGACAAACAGATAATGAGGAGATAGCCACTGAAAGTGagcaacaggaggaggaggaggggggcatTTTATGGAACCCTGAGCCATTAGCAGAGAGCAGCGAAGCATCCACAGATATCCAGGATGACTCTCAAATTTCTGCTTCTGGCATCCAGGAAACAAGTCTTGACCATGAACTGTGTATTAATGGGGAGACtcatgaagaggaggaagagggagatgGAACAAGCAGCACAACTGGATCCATCAGCTCCAAGGAGGAGGATGCAG GTGAAGTCTTTGACTCCAGTACGGCCGAATCGTCTCCGGCCCCATCAGCCAACGGGGCTTCCGAGGAGAACATGGTGACCCCGACTCCCACACGACCCCGAACCACAGAGGACCTATTTGCCGTCATTCACAG GTCAAAACGCAAGATCCTAGGTCGCAAGGAATCTGAAGAGGACAAGACCCGGACTGTGAGCCACCCACAGTCTCCGCCCACCACCCCCACAGGAACATCCCCAGGAATGGTGTCCTCGCTACCACGGCAGAGTGGCTCCATCCAGCGAAACCTCCGCAAGTCAGCCACCAGCAGTGACACCTTCAAGGCCCTGCTCTTGAAGAAGGGAAGTCGCTCTGAGACCAGTTTCAGGATGTCAGCTGCTGAGATGCTTCGCTCCACTGACCCACGCTCCCAGCGAACACGTTCAGAGTCTGTGTTAGATCCCCCAGCTGCCTCACCCTCCTCCCCGACAACACCACACAGTCCCTTTGCCTCCCCTGGCCGTGGCAAACGAGCGCCAGAAGAATGGAGCCGTTATGAGGCTCTGTCCTCTCCAACTTCACCATCCTATTCAATAAGTGGATTTAGGTATGGGCGATCTCGCACGCCGCCCTCTGCTGCCAGCAGCAAATATAATGCACGCAGCCGAATCCTTAGCAGCCCAATGACCGTCATCTGTGAGCGTGAGGGGGAACTATTTGAGAGCGAGTATGGAGACACTGCAGAAATTCCATCTGGTCCCACTTCTCAGACTCTCCAAAACTCCAATGGCACTTTAACTGAGGAGAGCAACAGTTAA
- the nhsl1b gene encoding NHS-like protein 1 isoform X2, with amino-acid sequence MPFHQRTVEPRRVSRLSPRDGWFPREETGRRKLRKPVLFSSLDEVSCQILTNIIHQLSDLSRHASEIFLGIEMEAGLVFRRSCRIQGRLQFLLDEVGQFDPKKIKIPVSNLDEESKWTVHYTAPWHQQENVFLPGSRPPCVEDLHRQAKVNLKTALRECDKLRKDGFRSSQYYSQGPTFSDPIQSTSSLQDDEDYENDKKSTASSVEDDKSELSMRPQTPQGGGEEGEESEVDGKVVWNKTMSLPTPEEKMRRAAKAVPTDIVAINVTGAVFDRQASIRRSLINTDTVSRRPKKVKRRKTISGLPDNINQELAKGRGGELRPHSMFIPGQYSTLGRVGSVNSTLRRSVTRDSSCQTEEVKIVPPSMRRIRAQRGQGIAAQMAGISASSSTGSISISSSDSSGILMLQYQFNGDPSRFHSLPRQGARVSLSADPIYSSTPVKSEEQTTPSRQIGKLQVDDTVVHMRNAPRTGTLPRPKSQELRATQSSEWGGGPACVVSPHAAYSTSLIPNATMSKSTEVIALNKSSHIPHSPASAYPTAQPLSLASSTNTDPLMSNPAAFAHSSTCPAIATSTPTHTAQDGGLVIAAPASESGHSDSSVHSHSTLAPTPPTCLPEEHWIYDTPENVVVPHRTLTSSCSTPINQLYSSLELSSRTTTDSSSLYSQDNDGYYTSMHLDSGLRSRSHTSGHGASAARATRHSMYESREMANQEDSGSLYSDRSLSRSISLRKSKKPPLPPARTDSLRRKPAAKKPLGGVGAISCANISNGTMLNESLIASLQQSLQMGLRGGKGKGASPSSPSHSPSSDYDDPWLLRPRSQSSISAGSSAASLAANANGGVVSNVYSLCQVTPAHSDTSSLRSDYADSWGYYIDYPRSHGEQRAQTPPANATHRMSAGPHAEDLQSGGEIQNSQDPGAPGQEGGLAVKPKTSSPDRVHRLTSPSSGYSSQSNTPTAGTPVPSFVRSMSPSGSRPKPKVPERKSSLLSSVSMSSSSTSLSSNTSDSLKNSGPPPPPPPPLPLSSSSAPNTPLSPPPPFPPPLPQGFNGGTPPPAPPLPTTPQVTSLKQLHVSSTSPEFPPPPSPEMLIDPSSSFNGSFNPPPPPPPPLPSLAPYPPPPLPYFGPPSSSPSFVKAVKDAPKAAISNNPTDSLKPLITPFALQSVQLRSIKRSKKEINSKSDDIKAQETETPTLEKSLFQEHPTVLPVFDSSPDDDSRNSSPVSKPLEELSLHCSIKDETPDGTVLNEKAEDHSYIYLNGKETDGGWESLQSPQQSFQSSPVKQKPPVVSKKPKLPFRLPFTSQPINEQLLSQQEHTSSLSQTEEQVETLQRQTDNEEIATESEQQEEEEGGILWNPEPLAESSEASTDIQDDSQISASGIQETSLDHELCINGETHEEEEEGDGTSSTTGSISSKEEDAGEVFDSSTAESSPAPSANGASEENMVTPTPTRPRTTEDLFAVIHRSKRKILGRKESEEDKTRTVSHPQSPPTTPTGTSPGMVSSLPRQSGSIQRNLRKSATSSDTFKALLLKKGSRSETSFRMSAAEMLRSTDPRSQRTRSESVLDPPAASPSSPTTPHSPFASPGRGKRAPEEWSRYEALSSPTSPSYSISGFRYGRSRTPPSAASSKYNARSRILSSPMTVICEREGELFESEYGDTAEIPSGPTSQTLQNSNGTLTEESNS; translated from the exons CGGTGTCCAATCTGGATGAGGAGAGCAAGTGGACAGTTCATTATACGGCTCCGTGGCACCAGCAAGAGAATGTCTTCCTACCAGGCAGCAGGCCGCCCTGTGTAGAAGACCTCCATCGTCAGGCCAAAGTCAATCTCAAGACTGCCCTGCGAG AATGTGACAAGTTGAGGAAGGATGGTTTCCGGAGCTCCCAGTACTACTCTCAAGGGCCCACCTTTTCTGACCCTATTCAGTCAACTAGCAGCCTGCAGGATGATGAAGATTATGAAAATGACAAGAAG TCTACAGCTTCATCAGTGGAGGATGACAAATCAGAGCTCTCCATGAGGCCCCAAACCCCCCAGGGAGGCGGCGAAGAAGGGGAGGAGTCAGAGGTTGATGGAAAAGTGGTATGGAACAAGACTATGTCCCTCCCCACACCAGAGGAGAAGATGAGGCGGGCTGCTAAGGCCGTGCCCACAGATATAGTTGCAATCAATGTCACAG GGGCAGTGTTTGACCGACAGGCGAGCATCCGGCGTTCCCTCATTAACACTGACACCGTGTCCCGTCGGCCCAAGAAGGTCAAACGCAGAAAGACTATATCAGGGCTGCCTGACAACATCAACCAGGAGCTAG CAAAGGGACGTGGTGGAGAGCTCCGGCCACATTCTATGTTCATCCCAGGACAGTATTCCACTTTGGGACGAGTTGGAAGTGTGAACTCAACGCTGCGACGTTCAGTGACCAGAGATTCCAGCTGCCAGACAGAAGAAGTAAAGATTGTTCCCCCGTCTATGAGAAGAATTCGAGCACAAAGAGGACAAGGAATTGCTGCTCAGATGGCCGGCATTTCTGCTTCCTCTTCAACAGGAAGTATATCCATCTCCAGTAGTGACAGTTCCGGGATCTTGATGCTCCAGTATCAGTTTAACGGAGACCCTTCCCGTTTTCACAGTCTGCCTCGACAGGGAGCCAGAGTGTCCCTCAGTGCTGATCCCATCTATAGCAGCACCCCTGTCAAGTCAGAGGAGCAAACTACACCTTCGAGACAGATTGGAAAACTTCAAGTTGATGACACAGTGGTGCACATGAGAAATGCCCCAAGAACCGGCACCCTGCCAAGGCCCAAGTCTCAGGAGTTGAGGGCAACACAGTCCAGTGAATGGGGTGGAGGGCCAGCTTGTGTTGTCTCGCCACATGCTGCTTATTCCACCTCACTCATTCCCAATGCCACCATGTCTAAGTCCACTGAAGTTATTGCCCTCAACAAGTCCAGTCATATCCCCCACTCCCCAGCATCAGCTTACCCTACAGCTCAACCACTCAGCTTGGCTTCTTCCACCAACACTGACCCCCTGATGTCTAACCCAGCAGCCTTTGCCCACAGCTCTACCTGCCCAGCCATAGCCACTTCTACCCCAACTCATACAGCACAGGATGGTGGTCTGGTCATTGCAGCACCTGCTAGCGAGTCAGGGCACTCAGACAGCAGTGTACACAGCCACAGCACCTTGGCTCCTACACCTCCAACCTGTTTGCCAGAAGAACATTGGATCTACGACACACCAGAAAATGTGGTGGTACCACATCGCACTCTGACCTCCAGTTGCTCAACTCCTATCaaccagctgtatagcagcttgGAGCTCTCTTCCAGGACAACCACTGATTCCAGCTCCCTCTATTCCCAGGACAACGATGGGTACTACACCTCCATGCATTTGGACTCAGGCCTGCGCTCTCGCAGCCATACCAGTGGGCATGGGGCATCAGCTGCTCGTGCCACAAGACACAGTATGTACGAATCCCGCGAGATGGCCAATCAGGAAGACTCTGGAAGCTTATACAGTGATCGCTCTCTATCACGCAGTATCTCTCTTCGCAAGTCCAAGAAACCTCCACTGCCTCCAGCCCGTACAGACTCTCTTAGACGCAAGCCTGCTGCGAAAAAGCCCCTTGGAGGCGTTGGCGCCATCAGTTGTGCTAACATATCAAACGGAACCATGCTTAATGAGTCTCTAATAGCTAGCTTGCAGCAGAGCCTACAGATGGGGCTGAGGGGAGGGAAAGGAAAAGGCGCTTCACCGTCTTCaccctcccacagtccaagtAGCGACTATGATGACCCTTGGTTGCTGCGGCCACGCAGTCAGAGTAGTATTAGTGCAGGTAGCTCTGCAGCATCTCTGGCAGCTAATGCAAATGGTGGTGTTGTGTCTAATGTGTACTCCCTATGCCAAGTGACACCTGCTCACAGTGACACTAGCAGCTTGCGTTCAGATTATGCTGACTCTTGGGGTTATTATATTGACTACCCCCGTAGCCATGGAGAACAGAGAGCACAAACCCCTCCAGCAAATGCCACGCACAGGATGTCAGCTGGGCCTCACGCAGAAGACCTACAGAGTGGAGGTGAAATTCAGAACAGTCAGGACCCTGGAGCTCCAGGCCAGGAGGGAGGGCTAGCAGTGAAGCCCAAAACATCCTCACCAGACAGGGTGCACAGACTGACTTCCCCATCTAGCGGTTACTCAAGCCAGTCCAACACACCCACAGCTGGAACCCCGGTGCCGTCTTTTGTTAGGTCCATGTCTCCCTCGGGCAGCAGGCCCAAGCCCAAAGTGCCTGAGAGAAagtcttctctcctctcctctgtatCCATGTCCTCCTCTTCAACCTCCCTTTCCTCCAACACTTCAGACTCACTTAAGAACTCAGGtcctcctccaccccctcctccacccctTCCCCTCTCTTCATCTTCCGCTCCAAACACCCCTCTTAGCCCACCTCCaccctttcctcctcctctaccACAAGGTTTCAATGGAGGGACTCCTCCGCCAGCTCCCCCATTGCCAACCACGCCACAGGTCACTTCTCTGAAACAACTCCATGTTTCCTCCACGTCCCCAGAAttcccacctcctccatccCCTGAAATGTTAATTGACCCGAGTTCATCTTTCAATGGGAGCTTCAATCCTCCCCCTCCGCCTCCCCCTCCTTTGCCCTCCTTAGCGCCTTATCCACCTCCTCCACTGCCTTATTTTGGTCCACCTTCATCCTCCCCATCTTTTGTGAAGGCAGTCAAAGATGCTCCCAAAGCAGCTATTTCCAACAACCCCACAGACTCCCTTAAGCCCTTGATCACCCCGTTTGCTCTGCAGAGTGTTCAACTTCGCTCTATTAAACGGTCCAAGAAGGAAATAAACAGCAAATCAGATGACATCAAAGCTCAGGAAACAGAGACACCAACCCTGGAAAAGTCCCTTTTCCAGGAGCACCCAACTGTGTTACCTGTGTTTGACAGCTCCCCAGATGACGACTCGCGTAACTCATCACCTGTGTCAAAGCCCTTAGAAGAGTTGTCATTACACTGCAGTATCAAAGATGAGACACCAGATGGCactgttttaaatgaaaaggCTGAAGATCATAGTTATATTTACttaaatggaaaagaaacagaTGGAGGTTGGGAATCATTGCAGAGTCCCCAACAGAGCTTCCAAAGCTCCCCTGTCAAACAGAAGCCCCCAGTAGTCTCCAAGAAACCCAAGCTTCCCTTTCGACTGCCATTTACCTCTCAACCCATCAATGAGCAGCTTCTATCGCAGCAGGAACATACAAGCAGCCTGTcccaaacagaagaacaagtaGAGACTCTGCAACGACAAACAGATAATGAGGAGATAGCCACTGAAAGTGagcaacaggaggaggaggaggggggcatTTTATGGAACCCTGAGCCATTAGCAGAGAGCAGCGAAGCATCCACAGATATCCAGGATGACTCTCAAATTTCTGCTTCTGGCATCCAGGAAACAAGTCTTGACCATGAACTGTGTATTAATGGGGAGACtcatgaagaggaggaagagggagatgGAACAAGCAGCACAACTGGATCCATCAGCTCCAAGGAGGAGGATGCAG GTGAAGTCTTTGACTCCAGTACGGCCGAATCGTCTCCGGCCCCATCAGCCAACGGGGCTTCCGAGGAGAACATGGTGACCCCGACTCCCACACGACCCCGAACCACAGAGGACCTATTTGCCGTCATTCACAG GTCAAAACGCAAGATCCTAGGTCGCAAGGAATCTGAAGAGGACAAGACCCGGACTGTGAGCCACCCACAGTCTCCGCCCACCACCCCCACAGGAACATCCCCAGGAATGGTGTCCTCGCTACCACGGCAGAGTGGCTCCATCCAGCGAAACCTCCGCAAGTCAGCCACCAGCAGTGACACCTTCAAGGCCCTGCTCTTGAAGAAGGGAAGTCGCTCTGAGACCAGTTTCAGGATGTCAGCTGCTGAGATGCTTCGCTCCACTGACCCACGCTCCCAGCGAACACGTTCAGAGTCTGTGTTAGATCCCCCAGCTGCCTCACCCTCCTCCCCGACAACACCACACAGTCCCTTTGCCTCCCCTGGCCGTGGCAAACGAGCGCCAGAAGAATGGAGCCGTTATGAGGCTCTGTCCTCTCCAACTTCACCATCCTATTCAATAAGTGGATTTAGGTATGGGCGATCTCGCACGCCGCCCTCTGCTGCCAGCAGCAAATATAATGCACGCAGCCGAATCCTTAGCAGCCCAATGACCGTCATCTGTGAGCGTGAGGGGGAACTATTTGAGAGCGAGTATGGAGACACTGCAGAAATTCCATCTGGTCCCACTTCTCAGACTCTCCAAAACTCCAATGGCACTTTAACTGAGGAGAGCAACAGTTAA